The genomic region gattgcattcccactcaccacaaatcagccacatgcattcactctgttggaaatatgccctgaaagtcaatctttggaagaaacctttcaggacaatgaattgatgtatatatgactcttatacatcggaaggcaaagatactaattaggactatctcaatgaacaaaatatgtcctaaatagtgaatccatggacaatggatcgatggaagaagtaacctaatgatgttagattacagagaccttcttctcataaccatcatgtccaaaaaggttctTGGTCATAaggattgtcggagggatactgacaatccatagaccggtacatactatgtctgcttcaattcgaaggatggaaagtctcatcccattcgtgtagcgacactaagacaagcatgtaggtgctcattaagggaatgagttcactgaacacaatcaaacgagagtacttgcatggaggtctactcacatgtcaagcaagtaactctaatggttggaataatgtaagtaatcctttaacctgaggcatcgtcgttgtcttgtggttaagtacttaatctttgattatgttaaagtcattccatacgcgagtgtccaaggcatcgttggggttaagccacttagccatgaaggcaagtgaatgcgcaacaaggaatctctaatcctcgataagaaaggatgaatactctaagatatgattcgggaatcttcggccgaagtatcgagcgtaataaaggaaagcGTTCCTATACGTCTCAATTGAATCGTATAAGAAGGagtaatcacattaggggtttgacattataaatccataccctagtgatgtgattgagagtattgttttagagaaggatcgaattacattgtaattccaactgaataggttctccgaataaacttctacattagcttgggtagccatgatatatggttagatgtcactcatggcttgtgagttcttctagataattaaatgtagtcatcaaaaggaaggtgaattaaaagtaagttttaattcactaagtgattggataatcaattggattggtgccaatcacctcactgccttgctaattagaacctaaaagattgttcaccaatacactcttgtagtgagtaactaatggatgaaggaaataattaattggattaattaagtgttttgattaatttagaaagtctaaagaaatcataaaagcgataaagatcgttttgggcttatagaaacgttcgggtttaattaggcccattgggccaaaacccattgggcttttattcaagcattggatgacttgaaataattaaaagcccaaagcccaaaccaaacacatatggccggccaaagagagggagagagaaggtcaattgttgacttgtttctttatgtaataaaaggaacattatagtgaaagattcattagggttttgatgtgttctaaaataacaaaagagaaaaagaaaagctctctctcttgaacacaaagggccggccaccaagggggtgatttaactaatcatctatacacccttttggttattccttgtgggtgaggatctttagaggttttcatatctttggaaacttgaagagaacctaggagcacttactatacaaagtggaggaagcaaggagggaggctaggctcaaggagtttgaggagcaaagatcttggaggtggtccatccttggtctaagatctagatcaagaggtataaaactaaacctctagtttgttcttcttataaattttgttttgatgcatcttatataaacctatgcatcttgaaggggatttgcatgactatagctttgataaaatgtatgacatgcttccgttgctttcgtatataaattttgaattgtatatgcatgctagtcactagaaatcccacatgaatctcatagatttcccttcaagtggtatcagagccaaaggTTTATGTATGATGTGTCCTTTTTGATTTTATGCATAtgggttttaattttatgtatgtCATATTATTGCctcattcaaaatatgtttatcttttgttttttcaaagtgttgaaaaattgtaaatcaaaagttgaaaaggatatgcaagaaaagtgtttttgatgcatgaatgaagtttgagtttaaattgtttttcattcaaaatatgtttatcttttgtcttttcaaatgttgaaaaaggTGTATCAATAGTTGAGAAAGATATGTATGCAAAAATGTTTTGGATGCATGAATGAAAAGAGGgtttagaaacaaaaattttggggttttaTTCCTTAAAGGGGGTTCGGCTAAATGGGGAATTTTTGttagtgtttgtgttttgttttgaacctCACACACACACCTTGAAGCTAGAAAGTAgtgatcttgtcacttttgttttttgggtttgaaaaatcACCAAGAACATACAAATCTTGAAAAAtatgttcatggttttgttCTTGGTGTTCATGGTTTGGTTTTTGGGGAAAATGGTTTTACAtgcattgttttgtggttatggatgatgtacaTACCATCCATAGCCTAcaccaaaatttaaattaataccTAGACTTGTCTAGATATATATTTCCATCACCCTTTTCCCTAAAGTCCTTAAAGCAAAATTAAGTGGCAAACaagatatatttttcttcttctttatgttgAAATAATGCAAGGTGTGTGAGACCTACCCACTTCCCCCTTCTTTTGGCCGGCCAACTCAAGTGGTTTTCCCACTTGAGGGTCATTTTGTAATCATGAAAAGTTTGGTATTACTTTTAGTATTTATGGTTTGACCCCTtactttttcatatttgcattAAGACCCCTactatttaaaaattgaaatgtttgattttaattttgtttaaagtttaaactcatcatttaattatgCCCATATGCACTAAATCTAATTGATTATGTTGCAttccatttaattatttaatgtgaTTAAGTAGTTAGAAAATGGGTGACTATGGACTTATGCCTtaaacgataattgagctatgagTTAAGGCGCTaaaatcaaattgtttgaaccttgggaatgtgttttaattactgTTTCAATTGGACCTTGTCACGTTTCGACATTAATCTATCTCTCCCTCTTAGTATGTGTAATTTGTACAAATCGGTTTGTAATTCTTATTACTTCTTAATCTCTTTTAGTTAGTTGATTCCCTCTAGTGCTAGACTAGAGTTTCTTTAACTATTGGTAAGGAGACATAACTAAAAGAGGGTTTTGACATGAGATTAAAGATTAAatgggtccaacgccctaatAAGCAATGAATGATTGTCTTTCATTTCTAATGGCTCaatgaaaatgttttaattggattgaaAAGCACGTAATTAAAATGACACAACCTCCCCGAGatcttattcaacaatgttgGCTCGTTGTTGCAATAACCCAATAAGTCCATGGTCATCCAAGAGCCTAAGATAACTATAAAGTCCAATTTCAAAGGATTGCAAAAACCGTAGTAGTAGTAGTTACTtccaatatttgaaaaaaattcgtttttgatattgatttgtttttctcaaaacaaatagtgggagtatcataCGCTACTAAACTATAATGATTTCAATTAGTAGTTATATATATctccaatattttgaaaaatgttttgatattgatttgttttatgaaaatgaatagtggggatatcatatgctactaatttcattaactttggactagtagttgtaataggacaatttatttgaatatgtttaaataaataaaattgatgagaccttaaaatccctcaaccaacaaagaatattaagttgataagcgagagatgctttgaacatttcttcgtaggccttccaccgtggtgggctccaatcgtttgtgactcatgcaccaacttcaccctataatggggaggtacaaagtatgtgcttacattcaggaggagtccataaacatatgatgaggtgagtgtagacaacgagtatgaccaacatgatataattctgaggttatgcttgaacctttacataaactaagcatggtgggaataacttaactaagtgcaatggtgccaacatgatataattctgaggcattcattctctagaggccaaactagatgggtaattacaagagttgtaaatgactaaagtgttattctctcatcattatttttgctaaccaacatgatataattctgaggtgggcttggtaatggtgagtctcccataccccgctaagagttcaacgtaactctcggattctattgagggatatggaatttgccaaaaatggtGGGTGGTGTCATTCggtttaaagacccgaatcgtgtgacttaatcaacaatcaaactaatttattttattgtttatgtatttagaTATGGTTGGAAGCACGTTCGCGAAAATACTCGACAAACATTGCCTAGAGGGGCATAATTTCCCAACCTGGTATCGTAATGTCAAGATTCTCCTAACATTGGAGAAGATTATTTACGTACTTGATAAGCCTCTTCCTGACATACCTCTTGGCCCTGAGGCCACAGAGGATGAACGTGCTAAGTATGACAAGCATGTTGAGGATGATACACAAGCCAAGTGCTATCTGTTGGCTTCCATGAATGAGGAGCTACAGAGACAGCACGAGGGCATGGACAGTGCATTTTCCATAATACTCCATCTTACGGAGTTATATGGTGAAGGGACGCGCAACCGTCGCTTTAACACTGTTTGTGAACTTGTGAAGACCAAGATGGTCAAAGGGGCTCCAGTGCATCAACATGTACTGAAGATGATAGGATTCATAGAACAACTGGAGAACCTAGGTACTCCACTTGACGGGGAATTGGCCCAGGACTTTATATTGGCTTCTCTTCCTGATTCATTTTCACAGTTCGTAATGAACTACAACATGAATAAGATGGATCATACTCTCTCTGAGTTACTAAACATGTTAGTAACTGCTGAGAAAACTATGATAAAAGAGAACGTTGTAGGGACTTCTGCAGTAGCCTACAACAAGCCATCCTCTTCCAAGTCTAAGCCGCAAGGCAAAGGCaaagggaaggagaagaagtcaCCCACTCTTAAGCCGAAAGGGggagtgaagaaaaagaaggcaaTGGAGCCCAAGGGGGCTTGCCACCACTGTGGAAAGGAGGGACATTGGAAGAGGAATTGCAGGTTATACCTTGCAACTCTTAAGGACAAGCCACAAGGTATGGTTTATGTTCTTATCTTCAATTCTAATTGTTAGATCttctaaatatttatatttgatataaaGTGCTAATCActtgtataattgtatataggtgGAGGAGCTAAGTAGAAGAGGAACAAGCAAATAAAAGAGTGGAGAAGGGTTCGGTCACCATGTTTTTGCTTACTACTTGGGAAGTTTGTTTAGGCatttaaagattgtctttaaacTTTCTTATTGTGTTAAGAACTTATTATGTGGCTTCATATGATGGAAGACCACTATTAATGCCTAAATGTTTGAAGGTACTTAAATAAGTCTCTAAATGTTTAGAGATAATTCCTTTTAAGTTAAACATTGTGAATGTTTGTGTTATCATATTAATGTAATGTGACGAATGCCTTCTAAAATATTTCCTTAAAGTAAAGTTATGAATTGAAGATTGTCTTGTTGTATCCTAGATGAGATACATGATAATAATGATATTAGAAATAAGAAAAACGTTTCTTATATGGTTATCACTTAAACCACAATAATCAAGATCACTCTTGATTCAATTAGTAGTTTTGAACAATTAATTGGACAttcttaaaattgttttaaaatgtcAAGTGTGTTTAAACCAAAAATTTAAGTGTCTAAATCAATAAAATGTTTAAAGGTTTTAGTCACTTAATAACAAGACATCAACTTAGTGAAGAGTGAAACAAATGAGCTTGAAAGGTTTTAAAGCTACTACACAATGTCCTCAACCCGTATACTCCACGTTTATACAATTTTTGAATGTATGAAATGATTTCTCATTAAAGTCATGAGAAATAGTGGGAGGTGAGAAATTGGATATAAACTTGAATATGATTGGTTTATAGTTGTCTAAATAATAATAGTACTTGACTATTATTGAgagtttataattttaattgttaaaagacTCAAGCTCTACAAAACATTAATATTCTATGTTGTGTAACATTCTAAAGAATAGTCTTTGAATGTAGGTTTCGTCAACCTAGCATAAAATGGTTATATGTTGGGAGTTGTCCATCATTCTCTTTTATGAGAACAAGCTAAATTACAAAGCATATGGACAAGTTGATGAAACAAAAGGGAATAGTTTCAAAATGAGTCACAATATATAGTTTAACAACAAGACAATCCGAATTCGTCACCTTATGTAACTATAACGCTCCATGTAGTTTTTTGATAAAGAATTATATCAACCACCTAGAAGGAATGGTTAAGTTTCTATATCCTTAGTAGAAGCCTTGCTTTCACTAAAGACTTGGATAATTCTTATATGACTACATTAAAGTCTTAGTATGACTAAAACTTGAAGAATGGTGTATGACACCATTTAAATGATTCATTTAAATAACTTGTGTTAGCTAGTATTGTTGATAGTCTCAAAATTGTTGAGACATCATTAATAAGCTAATGGATCTCAATGATTGTCAATAGATCCAAAACAAGTTAGTGGGAGCAATATGCattcaaatcaagaaaaatttaagtgttaagttttgaatgaatgcTAAGTTACAACAAGCCCAATGGGAGTGATGTCATAATTTGAGCAACAAAATATGAATGAAGTCTATTTGATAGACTTGATCAAACCTAGATGTTACTCGAAAAATGACAAGACATGACACGGTTAATTTTAAGTATAGACTTGAATTGGACTTATTGATATAACAAAGGCTATCTCAAGGAAGTTATATGGGGAAATTAAATCTCAAATGTTGAAGATTTAAGAAAGCATTTTACTATATGATAGAAAATCACTTTCATAACCCTTATAATGAATGTgtcataaaatcacaaaaaggGACACATGTATGGACTTGTGAGTAGATATCCAAAAGTGAAAAACCATGGGTTATCACTTTAAGATATTACTAtatcccaggatcagaaccaaagCAACTGATAGAGTATTATTGCCTTTAAGAAAGGAACATCAGAGTGGGACTTTGGAAGCGTGCATTCACTTAGGTTAcgaaccaaagtgaaaataacccATTTTAACAAATGGAACTTCATAATGGATGAAGTACTAATCATATGAATGTATTGTTAGTATCGTACTACAATGGTCTCAAGGTTGGAGCAAAGTTTGTATAAAGtatacaaacaaaatatatgtCGATATATTGTTTTAGAAACTGCTTCAAAAGGTGTTTTGAAAGGAAGGGGTTCTTTTAGAACCAATGATTGAATCCAAACCATAAGGTCGTTAGTAGGATACTACGAcataatggggcgatagctcaagccatggaatcaaggtctcatcaaagtATTCGAACACAAGAAAGAGACATCATCAAAATGTTTTAGAAACATTTGATAAGTAAATCCCTTTTAAATTAAAAGGTGATTAATACATAACCAAGTTAACCTACAAGCATAAGCTCACTTAACTAGCATGTATAAGATACACTAGTGATTGActttagtgcaagtgggagattgttggaaatatgccctgaaagtcaatctttggaagaaacctttcaggacaatgaattgatgtatatatgactcttatacatcggaaggcaaagatactaattaggactatctcaatgaacaaaatatgtcctaaatagtgaatccatggacaatggatcgatggaagaagtaacctaatgatgttagattacagagaccttcttctcataaccatcatgtccaaaaaggttctTGGTCATAaggattgtcggagggatactgacaatccatagaccggtacatactatgtctgcttcaattcgaaggatggaaagtctcatcccattcgtgtagcgacactaagacaagcatgtaggtgctcattaagggaatgagttcactgaacacaatcaaacgagagtacttgcatggaggtctactcacatgtcaagcaagtaactctaatggttggaataatgtaagtaatcatttgacctgaggcatcgtcgttgtcttgtggttaagtacttaatctttgattatgttaaagtcattccatacgcgagtgtccaaggcatcgttggggttaagccacttagccatgaaggcaagtgaatgcgcaacaaggaatctctaatcctcgataagaaaggatgaatactctaagatatgattcgggaatcttcggccgaagtatcgagcgtaataaaggaaagcGTTCCTATACGTCTCAATTGAATCGTATAAgaaggaataatcacattaggggtttgacattataaatccataccctagtgatgtgattgagagtattgttttagagaaggatcgaattacattgtaattccaactgaataggttctccgaataaacttctacattagcttgggtagccatgatatatggttagatgtcactcatggcttgtgagttcttctagataattaaatgtagtcatcaaaaggaaggtgaattaaaagtaagttttaattcactaagtgattggataatcaattggattggtgccaatcacctcactgccttgctaattagaacctaaaagattgttcaccaatacactcttgtagtgagtaactaatggatgaaggaaataattaattggattaattaagtgttttgattaatttagaaaagaaatcataaaagcgataaagatcgttttgggcttatagaaacgttcgggtttaattaggcccattgggccaaaacccattgggcttttattcaagcattggatgacttgaaataattaaaagcccaaagcccaaaccaaacacatatggccggccaaagagagggagagagaaggtcaattgttgacttgtttctttatgtaataaaaggaacattatagtgaaagattcattagggttttgatgtgttctaaaataacaaaagagaaaaagaaaagctctctctcttgaacacaaagggccggccaccaagggggtgatttaactaatcatctatacacccttttggttattccttcatctttctcattacaaagtgggtgaggatctttagaggttttcatatctttggaaacttgaagagaacctaggagcacttactatacaaagtggaggaagcaaggagggaggctaggctcaaggagtttgaggagcaaagatcttggaggtggtccatccttggtctaagatctagatcaagaggtataaaactaaacctctagtttgttcttcttataaattttgttttgatgcatcttatataaacctatgcatcttgaaggggatttgcatgactatagctttgataaaatgtatgacatgcttccgttgctttcgtatataaattttgaattgtatatgcatgctagtcactagaaatcccacatgaatctcatagatttcccttcacactcttcataaatcagccacatgcattcatcatcataacctagctgtcatgttccctctcccatccaaacctagctgtcatgttccctctcccatccattcatctccctataaaaaccatacacacttcacacaacattcattcattcattcattacattcttccatttcagaaattcatccatacACGCCAACAAcatccccttagaatccaaagtgccgtgcacattcaccaccaTAAATCATcccattgccgtggcctcccccttccattttcaccactcgccaaaccattcaaaccatcaaactatccttagaccttgtgccacaacgaagaggaagataagagggcctaaacgttcatacaattcaagtttgagttgttggaatgtttaggtgtttctttgatttcaatatttaatttcaatactctttgttttgtacgaatgaggaatggaagagaagagggcctaaacgttcatacaattcaagtttgagttgttggaatgtttaggtgtttctttgattatctttgttttgtacgtatgaggaactaaaccccccttggctagggggggattcgaaatatatgtttatgcttgcattttgatttgattacttctaattacgtttcgtaagttgtggattcaatttgtttaaccgtttgattgataacttatttatgtatgtttattgagagtgcacgcttaattttcatgcatgaatatgacgctagaatataagtgagtttcacctaatagttatgaacttatattcacaagtagtggaggttgcttataaacaatcgcgttaaatgaattcttggcataagtttcatgcgtattccatagtaacgaatgcctcgtcgatgtttatgatttccgttgaacttaatgatctttgttgaatgtctctatcatgcgtattccatagttagggactttgattaggaataatttggttgtaatgcgtattccattcaatccaatgaatctagggaaatctgaaagttaatttaagcggacctaattaacttggagcgttgagaagtcatggtttattgaaatgcaattggaaatcattttattatgcaagtgtaacatgtgtggagatgaaccccttagctagcttcccatccattccatttcatcaatttcgtttttacaatctgttttaattagaatctgtgcatttagtttaatttcgtcaaaacctcaatccccctttactttagtgtccaatttagttagaaagtgttttagtttgtgttcataagtgttttgattcaatttgttgcacaaattcgtccaaattcaccaaagtgctcaaaactgcccagaaagtgtttttaaggcagttttgagagttttgggtgatgtttgagtcttttggtttgttttagtgttttaaagtttagttttgcattctttgagtctagtgtagtgttttatattgtgtttttacgtttttgagtcaaatccaagtgattaacaatccctcctaatccccggtccagaacaatccctacttacatacttactacaatttgacaaaaagagggtttaatttgtgcgcgtataattctcgcatcaaattttggcgccgttgccggggattagcaaatttgctaatctcttggattgttcgtttctgttatgtattttagttttagttttttatttttgttttgtttgttgatttcaagtactagagaagcacaacatggcacttgataatgcttctcttttgtcacagctcatggaaaggtcccaaatgcaaagcgttggtacatttgatcttcaatcaaggaataacgtgttttccaatacatacaattcggattggagtgatcattcaacttctatgtggtgggaacctcaaaatgttcaacaagaaggatattggcagccacctcatattcaatatgcccaaccaaactcaagttcgtcaatagattataatcaaaagcttaatgaattaatttgtttggtgcagggctcacaaaatcaagtcaaggagggccaaaatcaagacaaaaggttggaccacttggaaaagcaaattgggcagattgtggagttcgtaggacagtttcgagaccaaggcgaactccctagttcaaccattgcaatttcgaagggagaatttgaaactgccaaggaaatcatgttgagaagtgacaaggaggttggaacggaccctcaaccatcaaaatcaaatcacaaggaagaggaatacacccaacccacggcaagggtggaaacacctttaccggaggcacctattgctcctatgccatctaattcaggtatggttgtccaaatttcattatttttaaccccgttccaacaagtatccctattccttgaagattcatgacttccaaggaagaagaaggtgaaaaagacatcttggaagcccttccaaaggtgaaaagtagggaatgtcatgaattcatcaaagaggacgttcttgaaaccacaaaacccaaagaagttgaatttgatgacattggacaagtcataaccatcacatgcaatttggccaagtccaatatccctgaaactttcaaaggagtggtgtttgtcattgagttcttgtcggacaaaacaagtaagtcatcttttccaaattccattacattttatactaacttgctgttttttatgaatcaggcacctacactagaattcaaaccaatgccggttcacttcaagtatcgccttccattcaaggaccaattccatgccgtttgatttgatttaaaaaaaaaaaaacaaaaaaaaagagaaaagaaaaataaaagaatgtaactttcacaaaggttgtttgcttgaagccccactacttggcaaaactctcggagcgggaagcatcaaagaagaggccacaatacttggtggaacgctggatgacccaggaaaaaggtgcctctgaagATAAGcagcaaacctttgacggtcactttgaatccgaccttcagattcttgcagctcatcaagcttcctcttcatgcccgtcgaataattgttggcaagcacgtgcaaacttctattctcgtgcttaagctgtttgatctcctacttaagactttccacctctgccatcaacgattcaacctgacgggagcgtgcaagtaggcgttggcccatgttggacacagagcctgcacactgaacactgagagcgagggactcttgaacggccaactcatcggaccgtcctgaaagcagcctatgataggagcatatttatgcgacttaaatggcttgttctcgtacatttacgttatgtttctttagttattttagttctttatgcttattttgtgtgttttcaggttctaagggcaaagtatgcaaaaggatgccttttggagccttttggagcaaattagagattggaatggatatcatatgcttggagccaaaaggatggacgaaattgaagacttgaagtaggaaagttaaatcctaaaaagacctcatgtttgagc from Pyrus communis chromosome 9, drPyrComm1.1, whole genome shotgun sequence harbors:
- the LOC137744429 gene encoding uncharacterized protein, with translation MVGSTFAKILDKHCLEGHNFPTWYRNVKILLTLEKIIYVLDKPLPDIPLGPEATEDERAKYDKHVEDDTQAKCYLLASMNEELQRQHEGMDSAFSIILHLTELYGEGTRNRRFNTVCELVKTKMVKGAPVHQHVLKMIGFIEQLENLGTPLDGELAQDFILASLPDSFSQFVMNYNMNKMDHTLSELLNMLVTAEKTMIKENVVGTSAVAYNKPSSSKSKPQGKGKGKEKKSPTLKPKGGVKKKKAMEPKGACHHCGKEGHWKRNCRLYLATLKDKPQGGGAK